Proteins encoded in a region of the Atopobium sp. oral taxon 416 genome:
- a CDS encoding glutamate ABC transporter substrate-binding protein, whose protein sequence is MSKIENLLLTRRQALTAGAGTLAAASLFGLAACDSSDTSSSTASSSSSSSSPDTSSASTDLDIDAYDSLIAGGTVADDSTISTNAWAKKVKDAGTFRVGSTRTSTLFSLLNEQDNKVRGFDAGLYQLLARYILGDETKLDLTQVTSDTRESVLQNDQVDAVFATYSITDSRKKVISFAGPYFVSQQAILVLADNTDINSVDDLPGKNVAVQSGSTGPSIVSELAPDAKQQEFSTDEEARQALEQGRVDAYVIDETLQMGSVVKNPGKYRIAGDPFGPEDPYGIGLPLNSDGVEFVNAWLKSIEDDGTWEQLWRIAIGDRTGLSNAPEPPAIGA, encoded by the coding sequence ATGAGCAAGATCGAGAATCTCCTTCTCACCAGGCGCCAGGCGCTCACAGCAGGTGCCGGTACCCTTGCAGCTGCCAGCCTCTTCGGCCTTGCAGCCTGCGACTCCTCCGATACCTCTTCGAGCACTGCGTCTTCATCCTCGTCCTCAAGCTCGCCCGATACGTCGAGTGCTTCGACCGACCTCGATATCGACGCCTATGACTCTCTGATTGCAGGCGGCACCGTCGCCGACGACAGCACGATCTCCACAAATGCCTGGGCCAAGAAAGTTAAGGACGCCGGTACCTTCCGCGTCGGCAGCACCCGCACCTCCACCCTCTTCAGCCTCTTGAACGAGCAGGACAACAAAGTCCGCGGCTTCGATGCCGGCCTCTACCAGCTTCTTGCCCGCTACATCCTGGGCGACGAGACGAAGCTCGACCTCACACAGGTCACGTCCGACACCCGTGAGTCCGTACTCCAGAATGACCAGGTCGACGCCGTGTTCGCCACCTACTCCATCACGGACAGCCGCAAGAAAGTCATCTCCTTCGCAGGCCCCTACTTTGTCTCGCAACAGGCCATCCTGGTCCTCGCCGACAACACGGACATCAACAGCGTCGACGACCTCCCCGGCAAGAATGTGGCTGTCCAGTCTGGCTCCACGGGTCCGAGCATCGTGAGCGAGCTTGCTCCTGATGCCAAGCAGCAAGAGTTCAGCACTGACGAGGAGGCACGCCAGGCACTCGAGCAGGGCCGTGTCGATGCCTACGTGATCGACGAGACGCTCCAGATGGGCTCTGTCGTCAAGAACCCCGGCAAGTACCGCATCGCAGGCGATCCGTTCGGCCCCGAGGACCCCTACGGCATCGGCCTTCCGCTCAACTCCGACGGCGTCGAGTTCGTGAACGCCTGGCTCAAGAGCATCGAAGACGACGGAACGTGGGAGCAACTCTGGAGGATCGCTATCGGCGACCGCACAGGTCTCTCAAACGCCCCCGAGCCTCCTGCTATCGGCGCATAG
- a CDS encoding glycoside hydrolase family 3 protein, with the protein MEPGNSKEDIWKVGRGRAVTRREALGLVAGIAMLGVAGCTGCGKSDDTSDAAVDAQNTSAAAADSTDTDTQEQAAPEPTAEELAAQHVEELLSGLTTEQKVSQLFFIRPESIVSDTMTQAGTEVQQALAAYPVGGMCFFGKNLEDTDQTVQMLSALKTYSKEACGVPLLCSTDEEGGTVSRIGGTPGFGIANVGDMRAIGDAGDVSAARDVAETIAGYLLPLGFNLDFAPDADICNNPDSNTMAQRSFGTTASVVAPMVAAQVEGFVSSGIGCCTKHFPGIGGAVGDSETEPIVSEKTADEMAEEELKPFQAAIAAGVPMIMVGHLSCPNITGTYAPASISKEVVTDMLRDSLGFDGVIITDSLEMGAIVQDYTIETIVLSALDAGVDMLLMPSDFDRAYTAVLSAVEAGDITKDRIDDSCRRILKMKVGLGLV; encoded by the coding sequence ATGGAACCCGGGAACAGCAAAGAAGATATCTGGAAGGTCGGCAGGGGACGTGCGGTGACAAGGAGAGAAGCGCTTGGCCTCGTGGCAGGCATAGCGATGCTCGGCGTTGCCGGATGTACGGGCTGCGGAAAGTCGGACGACACATCTGATGCTGCAGTGGATGCGCAGAATACCTCCGCAGCTGCGGCAGACAGCACAGACACCGATACGCAGGAGCAGGCTGCTCCTGAGCCGACGGCAGAGGAGCTTGCAGCGCAGCATGTGGAGGAGCTTCTGTCCGGACTTACGACGGAGCAGAAGGTAAGCCAGCTCTTCTTCATCCGTCCTGAGAGTATCGTTTCCGACACGATGACCCAGGCGGGAACAGAGGTACAGCAGGCGCTTGCTGCCTACCCCGTAGGTGGCATGTGCTTTTTCGGCAAGAATCTCGAGGATACGGATCAGACGGTTCAGATGCTCTCTGCCCTGAAGACGTATTCGAAAGAGGCCTGCGGCGTCCCGCTCCTGTGCTCTACAGACGAGGAAGGCGGCACGGTCTCGCGCATAGGCGGCACGCCCGGTTTCGGTATCGCCAATGTCGGCGACATGCGCGCTATCGGCGATGCTGGCGATGTCTCGGCTGCCCGCGATGTGGCTGAGACCATTGCAGGCTACCTCCTGCCGCTCGGCTTCAATCTCGACTTCGCGCCGGATGCTGACATCTGCAACAACCCGGACAGCAATACGATGGCGCAGAGGTCGTTCGGAACCACGGCATCTGTCGTCGCACCTATGGTGGCGGCGCAGGTCGAAGGCTTTGTCTCTTCCGGAATCGGGTGCTGCACAAAGCACTTCCCGGGCATAGGAGGAGCGGTAGGTGACTCCGAGACAGAGCCAATCGTCTCAGAGAAGACGGCAGACGAGATGGCAGAAGAGGAGCTCAAGCCCTTCCAGGCAGCCATTGCAGCCGGTGTCCCCATGATCATGGTTGGGCATCTCTCCTGCCCCAATATCACAGGCACGTATGCTCCGGCTTCCATCTCGAAGGAAGTCGTCACAGACATGCTGCGCGACTCTCTCGGCTTCGACGGTGTCATCATCACTGACTCGCTCGAGATGGGTGCAATCGTTCAGGACTATACGATCGAGACTATCGTGCTCTCTGCTCTCGATGCCGGCGTCGATATGCTGCTCATGCCGAGCGATTTTGATAGGGCCTATACGGCAGTGCTCAGTGCCGTGGAGGCAGGAGACATCACAAAGGATCGTATCGACGATTCCTGCCGCCGCATCCTCAAGATGAAGGTCGGCTTGGGGCTCGTGTAG